The following are encoded together in the Zingiber officinale cultivar Zhangliang chromosome 8A, Zo_v1.1, whole genome shotgun sequence genome:
- the LOC122010849 gene encoding probable CCR4-associated factor 1 homolog 11: MVVAVVNNDMPISSSDASTSRIEVRSVWAHNLDEEFALIRSAVPFHPFVALDTEYPGVVVASKNPYCTLTLPQRYELIRANVEALRIVQVGLTLSDAAGNLPCAIYSDGTCVRYVWEFNFRDFDINRDRYAPSSVELLKANGIDFQKNQIWGIDSCRFAQHLATSGLLSFGHFSPVSWVTFQGAYDFAFLVKMLTCDCKLPKTVSEFLHLVHFFFGKRVFDVKHLSKHCPGLYGGLERVASTVRVERAVGFRHQSGSDSLLTWQVFYQIASRVNPQLVHCPEHMGTLFDLQLQ; this comes from the coding sequence ATGGTTGTCGCAGTTGTCAACAACGATATGCCAATTTCCTCTTCCGACGCCAGCACCAGCAGAATCGAGGTTCGCTCCGTGTGGGCTCATAACCTCGACGAAGAGTTCGCCCTTATCCGCTCAGCCGTCCCGTTCCACCCCTTCGTCGCATTGGACACCGAGTATCCTGGCGTCGTCGTCGCTTCCAAAAATCCCTACTGCACCCTCACCCTCCCCCAGCGCTACGAATTGATCCGCGCCAACGTCGAGGCCCTCCGCATCGTCCAGGTCGGTCTCACCCTCTCCGACGCCGCCGGCAACCTCCCATGTGCCATCTACAGCGACGGCACTTGTGTGCGTTACGTGTGGGAATTTAATTTCCGCGACTTCGACATCAACCGCGACCGTTACGCCCCTTCCTCCGTCGAGCTGCTCAAGGCTAATGGCATCGACTTCCAAAAGAATCAAATATGGGGCATCGACTCTTGCAGATTCGCCCAGCACTTGGCCACCTCCGGCTTGCTTTCCTTTGGCCATTTTTCTCCCGTCTCCTGGGTTACCTTCCAAGGCGCCTATGACTTCGCCTTCCTAGTCAAGATGCTGACATGCGACTGCAAATTACCAAAGACCGTTAGTGAGTTCTTGCACCTCGTTCACTTCTTTTTCGGCAAAAGGGTGTTCGATGTGAAGCACCTTAGCAAACATTGTCCTGGTCTTTACGGAGGATTGGAGCGGGTGGCCTCTACCGTCCGAGTTGAGCGAGCAGTGGGCTTTCGACATCAATCCGGCTCCGATAGCTTATTAACATGGCAGGTGTTCTACCAAATCGCTTCTCGTGTGAATCCACAACTCGTCCATTGTCCAGAACACATGGGAACACTCTTTGACCTCCAACTGCAATAG